A stretch of Equus przewalskii isolate Varuska chromosome 11, EquPr2, whole genome shotgun sequence DNA encodes these proteins:
- the LOC103567047 gene encoding mammaglobin-A-like gives MKLVTVLMLAAFPLYCCAGSGCSVYKDLVDQTTDPTQSPAEYVAAFQEFITDNATAKAAMELKQCYLNQSNETLANFDQMMQAIFESVWCAAF, from the exons ATGAAGCTGGTGACGGTCCTCATGCTGGCGGCCTTCCCGCTTTACTGCTGTGCAG GTTCTGGCTGCAGTGTTTACAAGGATTTGGTTGATCAGACAACTGATCCTACACAGTCCCCGGCTGAGTATGTAGCAGCTTTTCAAGAGTTCATAACAGATAACGCCACTGCAAAGGCCGCAATGGAATTGAAGCAATGTTATCTCAACCAGTCAAATGAAACTTTGGCCAATTTTGATCAGATGATG cAAGCAATATTTGAAAGTGTTTGGTGTGCTGCGTTTTAA